Proteins found in one Methylobacterium sp. CB376 genomic segment:
- the arsH gene encoding arsenical resistance protein ArsH yields the protein MDKPLQPFADGLPNLAEAHFAVPSPAALEPGRHLTHAPRFLILYGSLRERSFSRLLAYEAARLLERMGGEVRIYHAHGLPLPDDAPADHPKVQELRALSLWSEGQVWVSPERHGALTGVMKSQIDWLPLAEGALRPTQGRTLAVMQVSGGSQSFNAVNALRVLGRWMRMITIPNQSSVPMAYREFDEAGRMRPGPLYDRVVDVCEELVKFTLLTRDRAEYLVDRYSERKERAPERLRAVEAEIGTGR from the coding sequence GTGGACAAGCCCCTTCAGCCCTTCGCCGACGGCCTCCCGAACCTCGCCGAGGCCCATTTCGCGGTGCCGAGCCCGGCGGCGCTGGAGCCCGGCCGGCACCTGACGCACGCGCCGCGCTTCCTGATCCTGTACGGCTCCCTGCGCGAGCGCTCGTTCAGCCGCCTCCTCGCCTACGAGGCGGCCCGGCTCCTGGAGCGGATGGGCGGGGAGGTGCGGATCTACCACGCGCACGGCCTGCCCCTGCCGGACGACGCGCCGGCCGATCACCCCAAGGTGCAGGAACTGCGGGCGCTCTCGCTCTGGTCGGAGGGGCAGGTCTGGGTGAGCCCGGAGCGGCACGGCGCCCTGACCGGCGTGATGAAGAGCCAGATCGACTGGCTGCCCCTGGCCGAGGGGGCGCTGCGCCCGACCCAGGGGCGCACCCTCGCCGTCATGCAGGTCTCGGGCGGGTCGCAATCCTTCAACGCCGTCAACGCCCTGCGCGTGCTCGGGCGCTGGATGCGGATGATCACCATCCCCAACCAGTCCTCGGTGCCGATGGCCTACCGGGAATTCGACGAGGCGGGGCGGATGCGGCCCGGCCCGCTCTACGACCGGGTCGTCGACGTCTGCGAGGAACTGGTCAAGTTCACCCTCCTGACCCGCGATCGGGCCGAGTACCTCGTCGACCGCTACAGCGAGCGCAAGGAGCGCGCCCCCGAGCGGCTGCGGGCGGTCGAGGCGGAGATCGGGACGGGGCGCTGA
- a CDS encoding MFS transporter translates to MRPDATTAPVNAGGRLDRLPIGPFHYRIMWLIGIGMFFDGFDIYIAGTVLGATLKSGFSTLPENALFVSSTFVGMMAGSFLTGFLGDRYGRRFTYQANLLIFGLAAIAAAFAPSMTVLIVLRFIMGVGLGAENVVGYSTMTEFVPARSRGRWLGLMAVFVVTGLPVASLAGYVVIPLLGWRAMFVLGGLGALGVWYLRKRLPESPRWLEAVGRTEEADALLREIEREAARGGALPPPAPLGPPAPKAAFATLFRPPLLGRVIVGCLCLIVINTLLYGFVTWLPTFFIKQGLSVATSFGYSLLMGLGAPIGSAIGALTADRWGRKPTIAGASAAAILFGLLYPLTTDPVLLPLVGFGLTVPIYVLVALLFGIYIPELFPTEVRLRASGLCNTFGRGATIVTPFIVVSLFQTYGIGGVMALMIGLLAVQIVTVLALGVEPRQQSLEEMKPRDLGGVQEEPVRTVQRGLA, encoded by the coding sequence ATGAGACCAGACGCCACGACTGCCCCCGTCAACGCGGGAGGCCGGCTCGACCGGCTGCCGATCGGCCCGTTCCACTACCGGATCATGTGGCTGATCGGGATCGGGATGTTCTTCGACGGCTTCGACATCTACATCGCCGGGACCGTGCTCGGCGCGACGCTGAAGAGCGGGTTCTCGACCCTGCCGGAGAACGCCCTGTTCGTCTCGTCGACCTTCGTCGGGATGATGGCCGGCTCGTTCCTGACCGGCTTCCTGGGCGACCGCTACGGCCGGCGCTTCACCTACCAGGCGAACCTGCTGATCTTCGGCCTCGCCGCCATCGCGGCGGCCTTCGCGCCCTCCATGACCGTGCTGATCGTCCTGCGCTTCATCATGGGGGTGGGGCTCGGGGCCGAGAACGTGGTCGGCTACTCGACCATGACGGAGTTCGTGCCGGCCCGCTCGCGGGGGCGCTGGCTCGGGCTGATGGCGGTCTTCGTGGTGACCGGCCTGCCGGTCGCCTCGCTCGCCGGCTACGTGGTGATCCCGCTGCTTGGCTGGCGGGCGATGTTCGTCCTCGGCGGCCTCGGCGCCCTGGGCGTCTGGTACCTCCGCAAGCGCCTGCCGGAATCGCCGCGCTGGCTCGAGGCCGTGGGCCGGACCGAGGAGGCCGACGCGCTCCTGCGCGAGATCGAGCGGGAGGCCGCGCGCGGCGGCGCGCTGCCGCCGCCGGCGCCGCTCGGCCCGCCCGCGCCCAAGGCCGCCTTCGCGACCCTGTTCCGGCCGCCGCTCCTCGGGCGGGTGATCGTCGGCTGCCTGTGCCTGATCGTGATCAACACCCTGCTGTACGGCTTCGTGACCTGGCTGCCGACCTTCTTCATCAAGCAGGGCCTGAGCGTGGCGACCTCGTTCGGCTACTCGCTGCTGATGGGGCTCGGCGCCCCGATCGGCAGCGCGATCGGCGCCCTCACGGCCGACCGCTGGGGCCGCAAGCCCACCATCGCGGGCGCCTCGGCGGCGGCGATCCTGTTCGGCCTCCTCTACCCGCTCACCACCGACCCCGTGCTGCTGCCGCTCGTCGGCTTCGGCCTCACGGTGCCGATCTACGTCCTCGTCGCGCTCCTGTTCGGGATCTACATCCCCGAACTCTTCCCCACGGAGGTGCGCCTGCGCGCCTCGGGCCTGTGCAACACCTTCGGCCGCGGCGCGACCATCGTGACGCCCTTCATCGTGGTCTCGCTGTTCCAGACCTACGGGATCGGCGGCGTGATGGCGCTGATGATCGGGCTCCTCGCCGTTCAGATCGTCACGGTGCTGGCCCTCGGCGTCGAGCCGCGCCAGCAGAGCCTGGAGGAGATGAAGCCGCGCGACCTCGGCGGGGTGCAGGAGGAGCCGGTCCGCACGGTGCAGCGCGGCCTGGCCTGA
- a CDS encoding ArsR/SmtB family transcription factor, with protein sequence MDERQALAAFAALAQAHRLRSVRRLVAAGPDGMAAGSLAAEVGVAVSNLSFHLKELAHAGLVQSRREGRSIIYSADYGALSGLIEFLMRDCCGGRPEVCAPAVTALAACCGPQETVSRA encoded by the coding sequence ATGGACGAACGGCAAGCCCTCGCCGCCTTCGCGGCCCTCGCGCAGGCGCACCGGCTGCGGAGCGTGCGCCGCCTCGTGGCGGCCGGTCCCGACGGCATGGCGGCGGGCAGCCTGGCGGCCGAGGTCGGCGTGGCCGTCTCCAACCTGTCCTTCCACCTCAAGGAACTGGCGCATGCGGGCCTGGTCCAGTCCCGGCGCGAGGGCCGCTCGATCATCTACAGCGCCGATTACGGGGCGCTCTCGGGCCTGATCGAGTTCCTGATGAGGGATTGCTGCGGCGGACGCCCGGAGGTCTGCGCCCCGGCCGTCACCGCGCTCGCGGCCTGCTGCGGGCCGCAGGAGACGGTGTCCCGTGCGTGA
- a CDS encoding multinuclear nonheme iron-dependent oxidase, translated as MQDGLERPLLPETITADFAIPGATMSEPEFLHRLTGATGCGLRLDVTNVEVNAANHGFDARAFLAALPLDRVVQVHLAGGAREGGRLIDTHGAPVSEVSWELLAALAARAPVRAVLLERDLDFSDPEGLIAEVARARVTVARAAA; from the coding sequence GTGCAGGACGGCCTGGAGAGGCCGCTGCTCCCGGAGACCATCACGGCGGACTTCGCGATTCCCGGCGCCACTATGAGCGAGCCGGAATTCCTGCACCGGCTGACCGGGGCGACGGGCTGCGGCCTGCGCCTCGACGTCACCAACGTCGAGGTCAACGCGGCCAACCACGGCTTCGACGCGCGGGCCTTCCTCGCCGCGCTGCCCCTCGACCGGGTCGTGCAGGTCCACCTCGCCGGCGGCGCGCGGGAGGGCGGCCGGCTGATCGACACGCACGGCGCGCCGGTCTCGGAGGTGAGCTGGGAACTCCTCGCCGCCCTCGCGGCGCGGGCTCCGGTCCGGGCGGTGCTCCTGGAGCGGGACCTCGACTTCTCGGACCCGGAGGGCCTGATCGCCGAGGTCGCCCGGGCCCGGGTGACCGTGGCGCGCGCCGCGGCCTGA
- a CDS encoding DctP family TRAP transporter solute-binding subunit: MRRQLRAALAVLGLCSAVVGGRAEAQERVLRLGYLFSQASQLGAGAQRFAEEVAKRTGNGTRVELYPNGSVGGEVEMVEELRLGHLDMAFLTSAPFASLIPEFGVFDIPFLFRDARHAQAVLDGPIGQGYLRKFQQKGILALAWGENGMRHITNGKRPVTGPEDLQGLSMRVPQSDVMLAGFRALGVKAEPLAFPALYGALQSGRFDGQENPIAVITASHFERVQTHLTLSGHIYSWAAILIAKPAWEGLSPSEQRAFAEAARAGGEVSREVAGRAEKEGVEALRRAGMAVVASVDRAAFARRLEATNAEFGRRFGADLIQQIKSVP; the protein is encoded by the coding sequence ATGCGAAGGCAATTGCGAGCGGCGCTGGCCGTCCTCGGGCTCTGCTCCGCGGTGGTGGGCGGTCGCGCCGAGGCTCAGGAGCGCGTTCTGCGCCTGGGCTACCTGTTCTCCCAGGCGTCCCAGCTCGGCGCCGGCGCGCAGCGCTTCGCCGAGGAGGTCGCCAAGCGGACCGGCAACGGCACCCGCGTCGAGCTCTACCCGAACGGCAGCGTCGGCGGCGAGGTCGAGATGGTCGAGGAGCTGCGGCTCGGCCATCTCGACATGGCCTTCCTGACCAGCGCGCCCTTCGCCAGCCTCATCCCGGAATTCGGCGTCTTCGACATCCCGTTCCTGTTCCGGGACGCGCGCCACGCCCAGGCGGTGCTCGACGGGCCGATCGGCCAGGGCTACCTGCGCAAGTTCCAGCAGAAGGGCATCCTGGCGCTCGCCTGGGGCGAGAACGGGATGCGCCACATCACGAACGGCAAGCGGCCCGTCACCGGCCCGGAGGATCTCCAGGGTCTCTCGATGCGGGTCCCGCAATCCGACGTGATGCTGGCGGGCTTCCGCGCCCTCGGCGTCAAGGCGGAGCCCCTCGCCTTCCCGGCCCTCTACGGGGCGCTGCAATCGGGCCGGTTCGACGGGCAGGAGAACCCGATCGCCGTGATCACGGCCTCGCATTTCGAGCGGGTGCAGACGCACCTGACGCTGAGCGGGCACATCTATTCCTGGGCCGCCATCCTGATCGCCAAGCCCGCCTGGGAGGGCCTGAGCCCGAGCGAGCAGCGGGCCTTCGCGGAGGCGGCCCGCGCGGGCGGCGAGGTCTCCCGCGAGGTGGCCGGGCGGGCCGAGAAGGAGGGCGTCGAGGCCCTGCGCCGCGCCGGCATGGCGGTCGTGGCCTCGGTCGACCGCGCGGCCTTCGCGCGGCGCCTCGAGGCCACGAACGCGGAATTCGGCCGCCGCTTCGGCGCCGACCTCATCCAGCAGATCAAGTCCGTCCCCTGA
- a CDS encoding aldehyde dehydrogenase, with translation MVSRPDLAVETRGNFVDGREIEAGDGTLIDVRNPATGAVIARIPNSTEADVDRAMRSARAAFESREWGGLDTRARAKLVNRLADAFEANLDTLYRLETLNNGRPVNETRAQLSRLPDFFRYFAGLALSRRDAVIPVEGSYLNYTRRTPIGVVANCTPFNHPLMILCKSLAAVLATGCTTVVKPSEYTPLTTLKLAQIFTEAGLPNGVFNIVLGLGPTTGRSLAEHRDINKLVLTGGTEAGRIAGSAAARVFAHQTMELGGKTPVMVFDDFDLDQAVNYAAFGAFIGAGQTCVCASRHLVQDTIYDAFVEKLAAKAKSIRIGDPFDPATQLGPVISQKQRDRVLTYAAHGRDEGARAVAGGRAARIPGFEEGYFVEPTVFADVRAEMRIFQEEVFGPFTSVTPFRDEAEALRLANDSPFGLAAAVRTRDVARAHRVAAAVKAGIVWINDHHRLDPASPWGGVDDSGLGRECGAESFDDHFNVKSIMVATHDAPFDWYRDTAGQRRLN, from the coding sequence ATGGTGTCGAGACCAGACCTCGCCGTCGAGACGCGCGGCAACTTCGTCGATGGCCGCGAGATCGAGGCCGGCGACGGCACGCTGATCGACGTGCGCAACCCGGCGACGGGGGCCGTCATCGCCCGGATCCCGAACTCGACCGAGGCCGACGTCGACCGGGCGATGCGCAGCGCGCGCGCGGCCTTCGAGTCCCGGGAATGGGGCGGCCTGGATACCCGCGCCCGCGCCAAGCTGGTGAACCGCCTCGCCGACGCCTTCGAGGCCAATCTCGACACGCTCTACCGGCTGGAGACGCTCAACAACGGCCGCCCGGTGAACGAGACCCGGGCGCAGCTCTCGCGCCTGCCGGACTTCTTCCGCTACTTCGCGGGCCTTGCCCTCTCGCGCCGCGACGCGGTGATCCCGGTCGAGGGCAGCTACCTCAACTACACGCGGCGCACGCCGATCGGCGTCGTGGCGAACTGCACGCCCTTCAATCATCCGCTGATGATCCTGTGCAAGTCGCTCGCCGCCGTGCTGGCCACGGGCTGCACCACGGTGGTCAAGCCGTCCGAGTACACCCCGCTCACCACCCTGAAGCTCGCCCAGATCTTCACCGAGGCCGGGCTGCCGAACGGCGTGTTCAACATCGTGCTGGGCCTCGGCCCCACGACCGGCCGCTCCCTCGCCGAGCACCGCGACATCAACAAGCTCGTCCTCACCGGCGGCACCGAGGCGGGGCGCATCGCCGGCAGCGCCGCCGCGCGCGTCTTCGCCCACCAGACCATGGAGCTCGGCGGCAAGACCCCGGTCATGGTCTTCGACGATTTCGACCTCGACCAGGCGGTCAACTACGCCGCCTTCGGGGCCTTCATCGGGGCCGGGCAGACCTGCGTCTGCGCCAGCCGCCACCTCGTCCAGGACACGATCTACGACGCGTTCGTGGAGAAGCTCGCCGCCAAGGCGAAGAGCATCCGCATCGGCGATCCCTTCGACCCGGCGACGCAGCTCGGGCCGGTGATCTCGCAGAAGCAGCGCGACCGCGTGCTCACCTACGCGGCCCACGGCCGCGACGAGGGCGCGCGGGCGGTGGCGGGCGGCCGCGCGGCGCGCATCCCGGGCTTCGAGGAGGGCTACTTCGTCGAGCCGACCGTCTTCGCGGATGTCCGCGCCGAGATGCGGATCTTCCAGGAGGAGGTGTTCGGCCCCTTCACCAGCGTCACGCCGTTCCGGGACGAGGCCGAGGCCCTGCGGCTCGCCAACGACTCGCCCTTCGGCCTCGCGGCGGCCGTGCGCACCCGCGACGTCGCCCGCGCCCACCGGGTCGCCGCCGCCGTGAAGGCCGGGATCGTCTGGATCAACGACCACCACCGCCTCGACCCGGCCTCGCCCTGGGGCGGCGTCGACGACAGCGGGCTCGGCCGCGAGTGCGGCGCCGAGAGCTTCGACGACCACTTCAACGTCAAGAGCATCATGGTGGCGACGCACGATGCCCCGTTCGACTGGTACCGCGACACGGCGGGCCAGCGCCGCCTCAACTGA
- a CDS encoding adenylate/guanylate cyclase domain-containing protein, producing the protein MDKLVERRLAAILVVDVVGYSRLIGLDEAGTLRRLKALRRELVDPAILSARGRIVKSTGDGLIAEFPSPVRAVACAVAIQKAMALRGAGEAQERALRLRVGINLGDVVAEPDGDLYGDGVNVAARLEPLAEPGGICISRSVHDQVRDKLRYPFEDRGEQELRNIARPVGVYALPAAAIPGLAEGEERPDEADPAPRRRPLRAVLLAGGVLSLLAAGALGWSYRTGPARAPAPGPPATATRESEPAPRPRLSIVVLPFANLSNDPEQDFFADGITEDLTTDLSHLAGSFVIARNTAFTYKGKPTDVKQVGRDLGVRYALEGSVRRTGERVVVNAQLISAETGAHLWADRFEGERARLGELQAEFVGRLARSLDIQLIQAESQRSLRERPDNPDAADLAMRGWAAVNKPRSRESLGEAVAFFEQALRRDPTNGFAKLGLARAMSSRVISRWSPDPAAEIAEADRIVTAYLAEHANDPMAFYVKAEIYKYRKNFDAALPLYLKSVELDKNFAQGYATIGNVKILSGKSAESFAYTEKALRLSPRDPAAKIWKYFICHANAHLARWDEAITTCNQAIADGPFWQTYIDLAAAYAWKGRASEAGHAVAELLKLMPGYTVEKWAKADWSDDPTFLDEYRRITEGLRKAGLPDA; encoded by the coding sequence ATGGACAAGCTCGTCGAGCGCCGGCTCGCGGCCATTCTGGTTGTCGACGTCGTCGGTTACAGTCGTCTCATCGGCCTCGACGAGGCCGGGACGCTGCGTCGGCTGAAGGCCCTGCGCCGCGAACTGGTCGATCCCGCGATCTTGTCTGCACGCGGCCGCATCGTGAAGTCGACCGGCGACGGCCTGATCGCCGAATTTCCGAGCCCGGTGCGGGCCGTCGCCTGCGCCGTCGCCATCCAGAAGGCCATGGCGCTGCGCGGCGCCGGCGAGGCGCAGGAGCGGGCCCTGCGCCTGCGGGTCGGCATCAACCTCGGGGACGTGGTCGCGGAACCGGACGGCGACCTCTACGGCGACGGCGTCAACGTCGCGGCGCGGCTGGAGCCGCTCGCTGAGCCCGGCGGGATCTGCATCTCGCGCAGCGTCCACGACCAGGTGCGCGACAAGCTGCGCTACCCGTTCGAGGATCGCGGCGAGCAGGAACTCAGGAACATCGCCCGGCCGGTCGGCGTCTACGCCCTGCCGGCGGCCGCGATCCCGGGCCTGGCCGAGGGCGAGGAGCGGCCCGACGAGGCCGACCCCGCCCCGCGGCGGAGGCCGCTCAGGGCGGTCCTGCTCGCCGGGGGCGTGCTGTCGCTGCTCGCCGCGGGCGCCCTCGGCTGGTCGTACCGGACGGGCCCGGCGCGGGCGCCCGCGCCGGGCCCGCCGGCGACCGCGACGCGGGAGAGCGAGCCGGCCCCGCGACCGCGCCTGTCGATCGTGGTGCTGCCCTTCGCCAATCTGAGCAACGACCCCGAGCAGGACTTCTTCGCCGACGGGATCACCGAGGATCTCACGACGGACCTCTCCCACCTCGCCGGCAGCTTCGTCATCGCCCGCAACACCGCCTTCACCTACAAGGGCAAACCCACCGACGTGAAGCAGGTCGGGCGCGACCTCGGCGTGCGCTACGCGCTGGAGGGCAGCGTGCGCCGGACGGGCGAGCGGGTGGTGGTGAACGCGCAGCTGATCTCCGCCGAGACCGGGGCGCATCTCTGGGCGGACCGCTTCGAGGGCGAGCGCGCGCGCCTCGGAGAGCTGCAGGCCGAGTTCGTGGGACGCCTCGCCCGCTCCCTCGACATCCAGCTCATCCAGGCCGAGAGCCAGCGGTCCCTGCGCGAGCGGCCCGACAATCCCGACGCGGCGGATCTCGCGATGCGGGGCTGGGCCGCGGTCAACAAGCCGCGCAGCCGGGAGAGCCTCGGCGAGGCGGTGGCCTTCTTCGAGCAGGCGCTGCGCCGCGACCCGACCAACGGCTTCGCCAAGCTCGGGCTCGCCCGGGCGATGAGCTCGCGCGTCATCTCGCGCTGGAGCCCGGATCCCGCCGCCGAGATCGCCGAGGCCGACCGCATCGTCACGGCCTACCTCGCCGAGCACGCGAACGACCCCATGGCGTTCTACGTCAAGGCGGAAATCTACAAGTATCGCAAGAATTTCGATGCCGCCCTTCCGCTCTACTTGAAGTCGGTCGAGCTGGACAAGAACTTCGCGCAGGGTTACGCGACGATCGGAAATGTCAAGATCCTGTCCGGGAAGTCCGCCGAGTCGTTCGCCTACACCGAGAAGGCGCTGCGGCTGAGTCCCCGCGACCCGGCCGCCAAGATCTGGAAGTACTTCATCTGTCACGCCAACGCGCATCTCGCCCGCTGGGACGAGGCCATCACCACCTGCAACCAGGCCATCGCGGACGGGCCGTTCTGGCAGACCTACATCGACCTGGCGGCGGCCTACGCGTGGAAGGGGCGCGCGAGCGAGGCCGGGCACGCGGTGGCCGAGCTCCTGAAGCTCATGCCCGGCTACACGGTCGAGAAATGGGCGAAGGCGGATTGGTCGGACGACCCGACCTTCCTCGACGAGTACCGCCGCATCACCGAAGGGCTCAGGAAGGCGGGCCTCCCGGACGCCTGA
- a CDS encoding GntR family transcriptional regulator — MLLRDTIYEAIRAEILTCRVPPGAEVREQELAERFEVSRQPVREALLRLERERLVTVHPRQGYQVNPISVADARDLLQFRLVVEPACAGEAAESAPPAVLAGLDAFRELPEGGDFIAYNRAFHTALAEASGNRRMAAVTRDLIEQADRLVRVSLATIRGRDPAQLIAEHAGIIDAVQRRDARAARRRVRDHVARAERRIIPALERSAVIL; from the coding sequence GTGCTGCTCCGCGACACCATCTACGAGGCCATCCGGGCCGAGATCCTCACCTGCCGCGTGCCGCCCGGGGCGGAGGTGCGGGAGCAGGAGCTGGCCGAGCGCTTCGAGGTCAGCCGTCAGCCGGTGCGCGAGGCGCTGCTGCGCCTCGAGCGGGAGCGGCTCGTCACGGTTCACCCGCGCCAGGGATATCAGGTGAACCCGATCTCGGTCGCGGACGCCCGCGACCTGCTGCAGTTCCGCCTGGTGGTCGAGCCGGCCTGCGCGGGGGAGGCGGCCGAGTCCGCGCCGCCCGCCGTGCTGGCCGGCCTCGACGCCTTCCGGGAGCTGCCGGAGGGCGGCGACTTCATCGCCTACAACCGCGCCTTCCACACGGCGCTCGCCGAGGCGTCCGGCAACCGCCGCATGGCGGCGGTGACCCGCGACCTGATCGAGCAGGCCGACCGGCTCGTGCGGGTGAGCCTCGCCACCATCCGGGGGCGCGATCCGGCCCAGCTCATCGCCGAGCACGCGGGGATCATCGACGCCGTGCAGCGGCGCGACGCGCGGGCCGCGCGGCGCCGGGTGCGGGACCACGTCGCCCGGGCGGAGCGGCGCATCATCCCGGCGCTCGAGCGAAGCGCCGTCATCCTCTGA
- a CDS encoding methyl-accepting chemotaxis protein, whose amino-acid sequence MPTLGLDRLSVAQRILAGFGVVLLLLGASALLTFRNASVLTAEVARAGERVEAAESASEFERFLNGVRRLVLNYMRTEQGEMLVELKAGLAKLAAESERMARSGGAEAGPLAAHAKDYAAQAETLVAAMQARKAALGEVVKLGAALSNAGYAIAARAAREPDLAAASFRADRALQSAIAAAILFRSSGNPADADTAGVELARYGREIDALARGDEGGTLQASLKVVAAKLPPFKAALGSSLDGAGSVEQAYQVLKRTGDALIGLGSATRAQAVREQQHLMGQVAADAAELRLMVLAIGAAAVILGGVLAWRVGRGVARPLAAMTGAMQRLASGDYAVVVPALARRDEIGAMARAVQVFREALVAKQEADARAAREADATMRRADLLDRVTRHFEQNVSLLTQGLAGAATEMEATARAMSATADQTAQQSAAAMGAAARTAGNVQTVAAASEEMSASIREIGQQVGQSARIAHRAAEEANRTDVLVGQLAAAAERIDAIVGMIGQIAGQTNLLALNATIEAARAGEAGRGFAVVASEVKALASQTTRATEEIAGQIRAIQDATHESVDAIRSIGRTITEMAGVAGAIAAAMEEQGAVTQDIARTVQEAARGTGQVTDGIAGVRDAAGSTGAAATQVLGAAQELAQHSERLTQEVGAFLSAVKAA is encoded by the coding sequence ATGCCCACCCTTGGTCTCGACCGGCTGTCGGTCGCGCAGCGCATCCTGGCCGGCTTCGGCGTCGTGCTGCTCCTCCTCGGCGCCTCGGCCCTGCTCACCTTCCGCAACGCGAGCGTCCTCACCGCGGAGGTCGCCCGGGCGGGCGAGCGCGTCGAGGCGGCCGAGAGCGCCAGCGAGTTCGAGCGCTTCCTGAACGGCGTGCGCCGGCTCGTCCTCAACTACATGCGCACCGAGCAGGGCGAGATGCTCGTCGAGCTCAAGGCCGGGCTCGCCAAGCTCGCCGCCGAGAGCGAGCGCATGGCGCGGTCCGGCGGGGCCGAGGCGGGCCCGCTCGCCGCGCACGCGAAGGATTACGCCGCCCAGGCCGAGACGCTCGTGGCGGCGATGCAGGCGCGCAAGGCCGCCCTCGGCGAGGTGGTGAAGCTCGGCGCGGCGCTGTCCAACGCCGGCTACGCGATCGCCGCGCGCGCCGCCCGCGAGCCCGACCTCGCCGCCGCGTCCTTCCGGGCCGACCGGGCGCTGCAGAGCGCCATCGCGGCCGCCATCCTGTTCCGCAGCAGCGGCAACCCGGCCGATGCCGACACGGCCGGCGTCGAGCTGGCGCGCTACGGCCGCGAGATCGACGCGCTCGCGCGGGGCGACGAGGGCGGCACGCTGCAGGCCTCTCTCAAGGTGGTGGCCGCGAAGCTGCCCCCCTTCAAGGCCGCCCTCGGCAGCAGCCTCGACGGGGCGGGCAGCGTCGAGCAGGCCTACCAGGTGCTGAAGCGGACGGGCGACGCGCTCATCGGGCTCGGCAGCGCGACGCGGGCGCAGGCGGTGCGCGAGCAGCAGCACCTGATGGGCCAGGTCGCGGCGGACGCGGCCGAGCTGCGCCTCATGGTGCTGGCGATCGGCGCGGCGGCCGTGATCCTCGGCGGCGTCCTGGCGTGGCGGGTCGGGCGGGGCGTCGCGCGGCCCCTCGCGGCGATGACCGGGGCGATGCAGCGCCTCGCTTCGGGCGACTACGCGGTCGTCGTGCCGGCCCTCGCCCGGCGGGACGAGATCGGCGCGATGGCGCGCGCCGTGCAGGTGTTCCGGGAGGCGCTGGTCGCCAAGCAGGAGGCCGACGCGCGGGCCGCCCGGGAGGCCGACGCGACGATGCGGCGCGCCGACCTCCTCGACCGCGTCACCCGGCACTTCGAGCAGAACGTGTCGCTGCTGACCCAGGGCCTCGCCGGCGCCGCGACCGAGATGGAGGCGACGGCGCGCGCGATGAGCGCCACGGCCGACCAGACCGCGCAGCAATCGGCGGCCGCGATGGGCGCGGCCGCGCGGACGGCGGGCAACGTCCAGACCGTCGCGGCCGCGAGCGAGGAGATGTCCGCCTCGATCCGCGAGATCGGCCAGCAGGTCGGGCAGTCGGCCCGCATCGCCCACCGGGCCGCCGAGGAGGCGAACCGCACCGACGTCCTGGTCGGGCAGCTCGCCGCCGCGGCCGAGCGGATCGACGCGATCGTCGGCATGATCGGCCAGATCGCCGGGCAGACCAACCTTCTGGCGCTCAACGCGACGATCGAGGCCGCCCGCGCCGGCGAGGCCGGCCGCGGCTTCGCCGTGGTCGCGAGCGAGGTCAAGGCCCTGGCGAGCCAGACGACGCGCGCGACCGAGGAGATCGCGGGCCAGATCCGGGCGATCCAGGACGCCACGCACGAATCCGTGGACGCGATCCGGAGCATCGGCCGCACGATCACCGAGATGGCCGGGGTCGCCGGCGCCATCGCGGCGGCCATGGAGGAGCAGGGCGCGGTGACGCAGGACATCGCCCGCACCGTGCAGGAGGCGGCGCGCGGCACCGGGCAGGTCACCGACGGCATCGCGGGGGTCCGCGACGCGGCGGGCTCGACCGGCGCCGCCGCCACCCAGGTGCTCGGCGCGGCCCAGGAGCTGGCCCAGCACTCGGAGCGCCTCACCCAGGAGGTCGGCGCCTTCCTGTCCGCCGTGAAGGCCGCCTGA